One part of the Dermacentor andersoni chromosome 2, qqDerAnde1_hic_scaffold, whole genome shotgun sequence genome encodes these proteins:
- the LOC126540303 gene encoding uncharacterized protein, protein MFPAVQVLLYWLVGKAYAQHYNQPTQPAQRGVGFPNYPAPAAPYGRGYDTYASLFQTPAQYGFGYNTAGEYNNRQFGAAQDRSNFPKAGMYGYPDAGGLYRQMNYADAQQRFQATPGSVGAHERGTAPGVSRDAAFNAAPIILRVPPGSAQDAAAAAYGARPAAPNAGGYGAYGRPASEAYALAAGAFEYAPYGRYGYGSSEAAVGGQAYGSFAPYGPAGYAAGYTPSVIGGQTAYGSQPAAHRGYRRR, encoded by the exons ATGTTTCCTGCG GTGCAAGTTCTGCTTTACTGGCTCGTTGGTAAAGCCTACGCACAACACTACAACCAGCCGACTCAACCAGCCCAACGAGGCGTTGGCTTCCCAAACTACCCTGCTCCTGCAGCCCCTTACGGACGAGGATACGATACCTACGCCTCT CTTTTCCAGACTCCGGCACAGTACGGTTTCGGCTACAATACGGCGGGCGAGTACAACAATCGGCAGTTCGGCGCGGCGCAGGACCGCTCCAACTTTCCCAAGGCCGGCATGTACGGCTACCCGGACGCCGGCGGCCTCTACCGCCAGATGAACTACGCGGACGCCCAACAACGCTTCCAGGCCACCCCTGGCTCCGTGGGTGCTCACGAGCGGGGCACTGCCCCTGGCGTCAGCCGTGATGCGGCATTCAACGCGGCGCCCATCATCCTCCGCGTTCCCCCAGGATCTGCCCAGGACGCTGCAGCTGCAGCGTATGGTGCGAGGCCTGCGGCACCTAACGCCGGAGGTTATGGAGCTTATGGACGGCCAGCATCCGAGGCGTACGCACTCGCTGCTGGCGCTTTCGAGTATGCGCCCTACGGACGTTACGGCTATGGGTCCAGCGAGGCGGCTGTCGGTGGGCAGGCTTACGGCAGCTTCGCTCCCTATGGTCCCGCCGGCTACGCTGCCGGCTACACCCCTAGTGTTATTGGTGGACAGACCGCGTATGGAAGCCAGCCTGCCGCCCATCGGGGCTACCGCCGTCGTTGA